DNA sequence from the Callospermophilus lateralis isolate mCalLat2 chromosome 2, mCalLat2.hap1, whole genome shotgun sequence genome:
AGGCTTTCAAATTCAATGTGTCAAAAATATAAACTCTTTATTTTCTCCTTATTCTTGTTTCTCTCATGCTAGTCCCTGTTATGATAAGCCCCAtccatcaatccagaaccatccaTTAAACCTGGGAGTCACACTAGTCTTCCTCTGTTCCTCCCTCTGAATCCAATAGATAACTCTTCAATGTATTAGCTCCTTTCCATCCCCAGTGTACTCAGTGCCTTGTTGTAGGCCTTTTAAGACCTTAGCTAGACCTCTCCAAATGGCCTCTAACTGGTCTTCTAGCTTGGTGTCCCTGTCTCCATCCAATCCATCCACTGCATTGACAGTTACCTATCTAAAATGCAAATCTGTTCATAATATTATAAACGATCTAAGACCCTTCTATGAGCATCCCATACAAAGCCTTTCATCAGATGACCCCTTTCTCCTCATCCTTTCATGTTTTTCATGTTATACTCCTTATGTCAGCCACACCAAATAATCTGTACTCTGTAACTGGGTCATGGCTATATCACAATCCCTGAATAAACTATTTTTGCTACCCAAAGCTCTAAAGTGTCTTTCTTCACCTAAATTCTTACTCCTCATCTCATATTCAGCTACATTTCCCCCTCTTCCAGGAAGCCTTCCCCCACCTTCCCAGGTAGAGCTAGCTGATCCTTCCTTCTTTGGTACCCTCTGTGACCACCACAGCAAGTTCTGGATAGCTGCTATCACAGATATcagcactcacttggttacctatTCCCCATCCACCAAGGGCCCTTAGAAAGCAGAGACTAGACTTTATTCAACCTTGAGTCTTTGATGCCCCCTctgtgcctactctgaactgagcACAGAGTGGTGCTCTGGATAGCCAGACCCTGAAACAGAAATCTTGTATACCACAAGTCCACTACTTATACTTCATCTTGGGAAGAAACTTGGGTAGGCCAAGAAAAAACATCATTAGGCCATTCTTGATCTCCCTTCACAGACCATTTTACTTGAGGCAATTCCTATAACAGTGATGCAAAAGAGTGACACCAGGCCCCACCTGATAGTGATGATCTGCCCAATGCCCAAGTCTAAGTCATTCAACTGCGCAATAAACACAGCTGCCACTGCTTCGTAGAGTGCAGTCCCATCCATGTTGATTGTGGCACCAACGGGCAACACAAATCTAGTGATCCTCTTGTCCACCTGGTTTTTTTCTTCGGCACAGCGGAAGGTGACAGGCAGTGTGGCTGAACTGTGTGATATAGAGAGAAAAGAACTTATGGTCTTAGGATGGTGATGCTCAATCCCCACCTGAAAAGGCACATCTCTTCCACAAAAGTAAAGAAAGGACCCAAAACAGGTTGGTATTGTGGCCAGTCCAGGGATCAGAAGGTGCTGTGTCCACCACTGCCCCCCAGTGATTCTAGAACTCCTCCCTGGCTGCAGGCCATGCTGAGGGCAGGAGATATTCAATAGTGTGAAGAAATATGGTAAAAATGGGGCAGAGAATATGGAAGTCAACTCTCAAGTTAAAGGCAGGTACAAAAAAAACAGGCTGGAGTCTGCTCCATCAAGTGAGGGTTGAGCTagtaaagtgtggcctgaggcttcTTCTAGAAACCTCTTATAGTTACCTGGAAGAGATCATGAGAGCTGTCAGGAGAGCCTGGGCCATACCCATGGCAAATCGGAAAGGGTTCTTCCGGACGACTACGAAATATATCAGTGGGAGAATTACAATGGAGTGGATGGCAAGCCTGTAAACAAGAGGGAAAAGTTTCAAAGATAATACTCTCATACTTCACTCTTTTttcaaacagttttttaaaaatatgacgtTGTTCAGCTTTCCTAAAGACCCAATGAGAAAATGAGAAGTTGCCTAGGAAATATATGTTCCCATGCTGCAGATGAGGACATAGGGGCCAATTCAGTAAATGAAGATCTGGTCAAAGTTAATGACAAATTCAGTAGCCAAATATAAATTTCAGAGCTCACAGAACAGAGTTATACCATGCTGAAATGCTCCTGTCTGTGTGATTCCTGGTTTTGAATTATGACTTCTCTAAGACTCAGCTAAATTTCCCCCTCCTTCAGGAAACATCCCGttactttcccaggaaaagcttacCCTTTCTTACTTGGCACTCTCTTTATCCCCTACCGTGATACCTCATTATAGCCCTTGTCACAGTCTTTACCTTCTCTGTCCCCTGGGCTCTTCAGAGTGGCTATAAGGAAAAATTCTCTCTTCTTCCACAGTTGTACTTTAGGACTGGCCCCCTTTACTAGCCTTACCTTCTCAAATTGCACCTTATTTTACATGGAAATAAACAGCGTACCCAAAATAGGGGGCTTAAGAAATGAGACTCATTTGATGGATGGCATGCATGTGTAAGTGGCAACCTAAGAATTGACAGATCAGTTATACAAGGTTGAAATGATAAGAAATGGGCACTGCAAATACCAATCCTGGAAGTTTGGAGAGAGGGTCTTCTCAATACAGAGCTTGTACTTAAGAACTGTGAATTCTTAGCTAGGACTTTTAGTTTTCTGTTAGAAGCCTAGAGAAggcaagagaaaagaaaccagcaTAACGCCATTAAGAAATGGCTTAGTGTCACAAGCCTCAGTCACATCACTGCCAAGACTTTGATCCTGGTCCTGCATGTTTCAGTGGTCCCAGAGCAGGGCTGGCCTCTGGTGAGGCCAAGGCCCTGCCTCCCTGACCTCTGTGGCCTGGAGATTTGACGCTGATCCCCACACTATAGGAACCCAGGTTGCTTCTGTGTTAGCTGACCGGGCTGTGCTTTTGGCAAAAACAGATTATGAACCAAAAGCTGTGCAATGGAAACCCCAAGGAAATTGAGTTCCAAAAGGTGACCCAATTCCTCAAGTTGGGTGTTTGACCTGTGAGAGTCAAATCAATGTCATTTCTTCATTCCCTTGCTCCATATGTTTTAGCATATATGAAGTATCTTGCTCTTGGGTGAGTGTCTGGGGGCACCCTCTGTAATCTACCCCACTGCATTTCTTCTCAAGGAACCATACCAATATCCCCACTCCCTTCCTATTTGTGGCTTCTAAAAAGCCCCACATGATTCCAACTAGCCTGACGATTTCCCCATCACCATCCCCGACACACTGAGGACTCAAGGCAGGGAATAGCTACCAGCCTCAGTGACAGCATTTGAACCAACCTGTTCTCCTGCTACTACTTGCtctgatttaatttcatttaggcCCTTCTTAATTTCTTTCCACTTCAGGGTATGTGGGGGCTATTCCTACCTGCTCGGTTAGTTTATGTTCTTGAGAAAGTAAAGGGCAGGAGACAGCCAAAAGAGGCTACGAGTGGGTTTCTCTcttgttttaaaaatgatttaaacACAACCAATAAAGGCAGTGGTAAAGCCTGGTCCAGGCTGTTCTGCCAAAAGCTGGCAATTAGCACAGTGTGATCCACCTACAGTACAGCTGTTAAAGGGCAGCCCTGCTCACTGCTCTCTTATCTCTAAAGTATCTTTTCCTGTACTTATGAGAGAAGCCGACCTTAACCAACCAAACCCCAGTCTCTCTGTAGCAATCCTATTGAACCCAGTTGaaggttctgtttttttttttttttctcttgaatcaGACATACCCACTCAGGACAGTAGCCATGTAAAGACCCAGCTTGCGGAATATTTCCCAGTCTTCAACTTCTATGATCTTCCCAGCAATCAGGAACAAAATACCAAGTGGCATGTAACTAGAAAGTAAGCACAACAAAAACCCAATGCCATCACTGGGGTTTTCTCAGGCTGGGATTATTGGGGAGGAAACAAGCCAGTGAATGCACCCCAGCTCCAGCTTGCAACTGGAAGTACAGAAGACATGGTTGCAAGACAGCAAGCGCTCATCTTCGAGTCCTGGGCAGACTAATGGCTCTAGTTTCCAGTACCTGCAAGCAAGCAACTTGCAGTCTACCCACCCAAACTACTGCAAGGGTATTTTGCAAATATGACATAAATATGCAGTGAGATTGGTGCATACCCCATACCATATACACCCCCACATCCTACTGATTGTCACATCTGCTTAGCTCATTTGAGCTCCACTCATCCCTACAAAATAAGGATGCTGAGCTCTTTCTAGCCATGGCATCTCATTTGTCAGGTGCCAGCAATTGAAGCAACAGTAATAACAGTGGAAGTGGTCACCATATGTCTATTTGTGGAGCTCTCATTAGATCTTGTGTTGGGGAAAGTATTTTACATGCATCATCTCACTTAATGTTCTTCTAACCCTGGGGTTaggttttattacttttttttaaacagataatAAAGCTGAGGGTTTTACAGGATTAAGTGGCTTGCCTGTTATTACTGAACACTTTACATCACTTTTGGGTTAAATAATGTTGAACCAATTCCATGTGAGATACGTGAGGCAGAGATCTCCCAGGAAATGTGGACTTTCTGGCATCTCAGTGACAGGGCGGATACTTAGGTGGTGTCTCTGGGATGCTCAGATGGCAGTTTTCCTTTGAGTGAGCTAGTGGCCCTGCTGTAGCATTTTTGATGTTTTGAACCTCACTTCTGCATGGGGCCTAAGAAGGAAAGCACTCTCTGTTCTGATCTGCGAGGAGCTCTTCCAGATCATCCCTTTAGGAGCACTTCTGACCTGAGTGTTGGTTGGGTGCAAGATGACTTGCCAGGCCTCTGACGGAAAAGACAGTGGCTGATAGCTAGACAGTTATTAATGAACTACCTACTGAGAAGTATATGGAGCTATTTCATACTCCAGTGTCTTGATTTCTAATGTCTCCATCTCCAGGAGGAGACCAGTTGAGGAACATAAGCCTCATCTTTCTAATTTTGAGGATACAGAGTTTTTAGGGGAAGCAAAATAGTCTCAAATAGTGTCTGCTCACCACATAATGATCTGAACAATTTTCATGGTTGCGTCACTCAAGGCATTGAAGAAATCCACCAGAATCTGTCCCTTTTCTCCCATTTTTCCAATGACAAGTCCAAAGACGAGGCAAAAGATAATCAAGCCTAGAACATTTATGCCATCTGAATACATGCCCACGATTCTGTATtcctttgttttgttctgtggatcaaaacaaagaaaatatattgATACATGATGATAATCACAGTGATCTATTAGAGTCAATAATACTTtaggaaatataataattattaaaaaccCTATACAAGTATCAAATCCCCTCCCCCAATGAAATTTAAagtccccctttttattttttttaaatattaaagccTGACTATACagctttgtcttttatttattttttttttatgtggtgctgaggataaaacccagtgcctcacacgtgcggggtgggcgctctaccactgagctacagccccagccccccttaACAAgtccatattttaatatttttttctgaagatttataattctatttttttttcaatttttgttataaattttagaatcagagCACTTTTCAGGGTTATTTAAACTACTAGCTACATTTGgagtttgtttttaaagaaagacGGGAATTAGTAACACAGGAAGCACAAACTACCATCTGTTTTATCCTGATAACGAAGCACAGGAACATTTTTCACTGTCTCTGTTCTTGTATGACCAACAGGATTTTAGAGATAGATATAAAATTAGCCCCAGATACCTACTACAATGAGCCATTTCTTCAATTTATCCTGAGTAAAAATACCCTGAGATTCACTGAGAAAAAAACATAACCTGATTGGTGCAAACCAGGGTGATAAAGAATTAGGTTAACAAGCCACTAGGGTATCAGTCATTTCTTATTTATgatgaaacaaatatttatggagcaGCTAGAGTGTTCTAACTGCATTGGCTATAGTGCAAGGCCTTAAAATTCAGCTGGAGAGATGAGACCAACCGTGAGAAACATGAGCCAATAGCAAAATGGTGTGTAATTAAAGACACAGCCAAGCTATGAGTTACAAGCATCACACAGAGACTGGGACATGAATGAGAACTTCAAGGTTAGGGAAAGCTAAGTTTGAGGAGTAGGCAGCCAGGAGACAAAGTATGTTCCAGAAAAAATGGTACACACAGGCAAAAATCATGGCATATGGGCCTTTGTAACTTGCTTGGATGATAATTCTTACATATCTGTTCCTATGGCTGCCACCCTAACTTAAACCTCTCTGCTGGATGACCCTAAAAGACCCAGTTCTTCTCCATTGTAATATCCATCACTCTTCACATGAGGACAGATGCATTATCTGTCTTTTTACTATTATAATCCCAAGGCCCAGCAGGGCCTGGCATATGGAAGGTGCTCAGAAAAATACTTTGGAAGCACATCAAAAGGCAGGAATAAGGGGTAAGTGAGGAGGCAGATCTGGATATAAGAGAGGGGGCTGTTGGGAAGAAAGCTAGGAAGACTCCAGAGAAGTCAGGTCATGAAGGCCCTCTACCCAAAGCCCAAGAAGCTAAGGCTTTCTGAAGTAGGAAGCAAGGAGCCATCTGTAGTCTACTTCATTTGAATTCTTAAATATATGGaatatttctctttttccttaAATCTTTCCTTTTTATGTGAAGGCAGAGGACATTCAGGAGATGTCTATTAGAGGCCTACAAAGGCATCAATTCAGGACCATACATTCCAGTTCTGAAATCCCTAAAGATCTTAAAGTCCATTGATCTAATTGGTAAGTTTATAGAAAACTCTGGGTGACAAAACCTATTCTGAACAGAGATGAGGCTACTGATAATCTGTTTTTCTAACTTTGCAGAGTATCCACGTGTTTGCTACAGAAATATTGATGATGTTTGATTCTCTGGAGTGTTGCTGCAATCTCACAGATGTTACTTATCATACAGTGTATATGTTGTATGACCCTTCTAAAGTCTTAAAAGATTTGAAATTAGAATCATTTCTGGGTAAAAAGATTTGGACATGGAACTGTGGGTCTGTATCCTGTGTTTATGTAGCTTTATAAAACTAAATCAGTCCTCAAGGTACCCAGTTGTAAAAGGTGTCAAAAATTCAGTGGCAACAAGCCTCATTCTTTTCCCTATGTATACAGTTGAAACCCTTTGTTCTTACTAGTTTTTATGTAGTATagtccccccccacacaccaacATACTGAGTTAGCAAATGCTGAACGATTGCTACTAGTCACATCAAACAATCAATAGGTGACATTTTTATGCGGGTTTCTGCTTAAAAACATCTCATTTAATATATACTGCTGATTCACTGACATTGAACTCATGACCAACAGCACTATTACTCCTGCCTGAATGAAGATTCTTTAACACACATATTTTCTCCTTAAGGCACATCACAGCCTTCTTGTGTTTAGGAACCCTTAAAAAGTACTTTAGTACTTTGTTTCTGTTCACATTAAATAGTGAAATCACCATGAAAAAgcacaaaaatggaaaaaaatggcaCTAAATGCATCACAAGATGGACATTTGCTTGCAGAGTGAGAGCCAAAAGTAGGCAGGTCCAGCCTAGTCCAGCCTCACCTGGAAACATGCACAGTGGGCGACTCAAATTTTGTGCTGCTTTTTGCCAATGACTATGAATGTGCCATGAATATTGATTTGGGGGTCACAAGTAAGTTCGCAAGAAGGAGAATTCACAAATGTGGATTCTGTAAATAACAAAGACTGACTATCTTTCATCTTCTGCTCACTCATGAGTGGCATCTGCCTACTGGGGGGAAAAGGCAGGTGACAGAATGGTACCTCAGAAACTGCGGACATCATGGTGGTGACAGGCTCCTCTGTCATGTTCCTCCGGGGATCACTGGGGGGCTTTACTTCTTCACGCTTGGTTTTGTACTGCATATTGGAGAAAAACAAAGACAAGCAAACAAATAAGATTTTTAGCATCTTTGATGCTACACCATAGGAATAAGTTATTGTTGCCAAACAAGTACCTCCAAAGAGTTCTACCTTCAGTGCTTCTGTTGCTTCTAGTTTTTGATAAAACCACCCATGAGGTTTTATAACTAAAAATGGATTGAGAAATCCAAATCCCTGACTCCCACAACCACCATTCAATAATGTCAGAACGTTCTTTCACTTTCATAATAAGGACAAAATCAATGGAGAAATAATGTGAAAGAAAGGATGTTTTCTCCACAGGCGCTTTCACAGAAAGACCCAATAGGGATTCCTATCACTTttgcttttattaattaatttttttaattggaaaaaatACCTCATCACTTTGGTAAAAGTAGTCCCCAGGACTTTAATAAATATCCAAAAAGTTTTAACAAGATGGTTGCATCCAAATCAACAGTCCCTTTAGGGCTATTCAGTGAGTGAGATTTCTGTTTCCTTCAGTTCTGTTTGGATCTGTAGAGCCTTGACACAGAGGTTTAAGAAAGAGCTAGTATATTATTATACCAGGCGCAAATGTCCCTCCTACAGGGCTCTGCCAACACTGAGAACCTTACAAATAACCACTGTGGCTGATCTGCAAAGGCACCCCTGATATAGAGGTGGTTCTGTGCCCCATGGAGGTTGGCAGGGAGCAATATAATTGCCATTTTTGTTGGTATACACAGAAGTTTCTGTTCATGTAATTTATGTAAATGAATACAGCAGTTTGTGATAGACTCAGCTGTCTTgacaaatggaagaaaaagacTTGTCCGTAGAGTGAAGAGATGTCAAACTTtcctagaggggaaaaaaaaccctaTGGCTTTGTTACATTGCTCTTCAGAGTATGGGCAATGGGcatataatggctaaagaaaagaaCTAATCTCAGGAATGCTAGCTATGTCATGTGTGTTAGATACAGATTGCCAACACCAGAGCAGCAAGAAAGAGGAGATAGAAAGCTCTTTTTCTAACCATTGCACTGCATCAACAGAAAGTCCACATTTCTTTACAAAAGTAACATGATTCTCCAGAATAGGTACTGAAGGCCACATTTTAAGCCACTCATTGTTTGAAAGATTACTAATTGCTCCATTTGAGCCCTTTTGAGGGAAACTGCATATGGGAAAAGGAAGCAGTGTAAATTATGACATGCATTTGACTGTTGGTTTGAAAGCAAGAATACAAAACAGAAAAGCCACTGAAACTCTTCATTCACAGGTGCACTGCCCACTGCCAGGTTTGATGGGATTACTTCCATTTCTTGGgtcatagaaggaaaaaaaaatcttaactggtaatgggaaggagagagaaactCAAGGGTAAAAGTCATTAATATTACCTGCTGAAAACAGGCTTGGACAAGGTTCTCAGGGAACATATTTCTGTTGGAGACATGAAAAGCAGTATTATAGGATGGCAAGAAAGTGGTTTTTTTATCATACTCAAATACATTGATAAAAAATGAGTGTAATATAGAATGAGTACTCTGATTTCTCCTCTGGCCTCTCTTCTGAAAAACACTTCCTTGTAATAAGATTTCTTTCTTGTTTGCCGAGCCTTAACTGAGTATAGAATGTTCTCCTAATCAAACCAGTTCACTGAGTAACAACAGTGCTGAGCCCAGTGAAAAGCTGGCAGGTAGACACTTATAGTTGAGAGACAATTCTTTAATTTTCTGCACATTTCAGTTTTCATACATGAGACAATATTTCTACTAATAATCTGTTCCCAAATTCTTTATGCCAATTGCAAATATTATTgtaattactgaattaaatgttAAAGCATTGAAATATGGCTGTGAAAAAGACAGTATGGTTTCTATTAAAAACCAAGCTGAATGCCTGGAATCTCAATAGAGGCCAATGACTAAAATTTTCACTATTAAATTTGATATGAGGAGACAACTTAAATAAAAAGTGGAAGGATTTGGCACTTGACTTTCTTTGCAATTTTGAAGGGTTTGGGTTGCTTCACTCTACAGAAACTCAACCTGGAAATTGTAAAAGATGCATTTATAAGGGCACCATATACAACAGAAATTATGAAAATACAATGAAATGATACATTGAAACAAAGACTGTGAtcctacattaaaaaaattggtgaataaatgcttttaatttttaggtaggaaaaaatatgtaatacAGCTCCTataactttttgtgtgtgtgtgtggggggggtgttgctggggattgaacccatggccttgtgcatgctagacaaataCTTTTATCACCGTGTCACACCCAGCTCTCCTAGAACACCTTTTGTGAGTCTCTGATTTAATTGCTACTTTAAATCGACAAACCTATTTCTGGCTCTGTTTTAGATAAGAGGATTTTTCCtgtacagttaaaaaaaaatgtatttttccaaATGTGAGGTTTTCTCCCTACAATTAAAAACAATGTGTATCTCCAAGAGTGCTACGGACTTACCATACAACCCAGTCCGACATCTTTATACAATAAAGATACTTTCTGCATCTCTGTCCATCCTAAATCATTACAGAGGACACTGTTGCTTCTAATCCTCTTGGAACCATGACCAACAAGCAATAATTACTTGCCATGTAATTTGTGGGGTCCAAGGTAAAATGAAGAtgcataataattttaaaaattactaaaaatGTCAAGATAGAAGAGTATTAAAGCATGCTCATGGCCTTGGCCTCCTGTAACTACACAGCTGGCACAATCAGGAAGCTAAGACTCTCACCTGATCAGGTCTAACATGGCATCTACTGTGCTGACTTCCGGGGTGCTCCCCATCCTGTCGATTTCAGACACCTTCTGGGTGACACCAGGCTTGATGCTCACCACCAGCACAATACCTATGATCAAGGACAGTATCCACAGTGCATTAAGAAACTTCGAGGCCAtgtgtggtggcatacacctgtaattcctgTAACTTgagaagcagaggcaggagaatcacaagttcaaagcctgcctcaggaaCTTAACAAGCCCCAAAGCAACTTAAGTCAGACCctgagtcaaaataaaaaataaaaagggctggggatgtagctcagtggttaagtgcccctgggtttaatccctggtaccaaaaatgtgaaaataaaaaataaagaacctTCCAGAACATTTGGCATCCTGGTGCATTCTTCTAACATTGTAATGAGGAGACCTGAAATTAGCTAAATGCTGAGACATTTGTGGCTTCCTTAATTACTTCCCCATTGAAATTCATAAGCAGACGGAATTCTCCCCCCCACCTTAAGCATCTAAGAATTGCTTCTGGAAATACCTATTGTTGAGAATTCTTTTCTTCAATTCATGAGATCAACCTAGGCAGGTGTGTGGGTGAAGGTACTTCATTTCCTGGCCCAGGGAACCTGTTGATATCTTTTGTAATTTAGCCCACAGACGCTGGTCATCCTGCAGGTCATACAGAACAAGCTTTGTCTTGTCTACCTTCTTTACCAAAAGCCTTGGAAGAGCTAGAATGCTGTATTGTGGGCAAGTGTCATTCAGGGGTGGAATGGAGAATAGATAGATAGGAAATGCAGGCAGGGAAGGTGCTTCATGCTGTAAGGAAGACCTGTCTGCACGCTAGGTCATCTAAAAGCACCATTGTGATCTctggaaataatgagtttctgtctCTCCAAGTGTCTAGCAGAAATGGGAGGTTGTAGAAGAGACCAAGGCATTGAGGGTTGTTTGActaaaagagaggaagaaaagatattTCCATGCCTTTCTTGCTCCTTTCCCAAGAGGAGGAAGTACTAAGGGGACTTTGGAGTGTAGAATGGGTCAGTTTTGTTTGTGGGACCAGTCGCTGGGCAGTAAGAGGGCTGTGGATCTTTTCTTTATGGCCCACTTTCCCCTGTCAGGGCTGCAGAATGGATATATACCCAGTTAATTATAAGGCAATATCTTGCTTTTTCTCTGCTATTTTTTCTTTGTGCTGGATCCCCTGAAAGAGATACAACTTTGGTTTAGGGCTGGGCTCAGGCCCTCCTAAGCCCCTCAGCCTAATACCACTAAAACTTCACCATATCCCACCTCTTACCCATTCACTGAATCAGGGCTGCAAGGATCAGGCTGGCTGCAACATCTGAGaacatttccttcctttcttcccactCTGGGCACCCTTCTTAAAATGTCATGCTAGGTCACAAAAGATCTTGAAGCTATAAGAATAGCTCTTCCTTTATTAAAACTTTATCTTTCTCCCTCGTATAAGTGAAGCAATACTGTCAGCTGTTAGCATTTGGTAAAATGTAAAATGCACTGAAATCTGGAAATATGTATCATTATACTCAGTGCCACTATTATAGATTAATTATCCAGTTTAAGATTACATAATCTCTTGGCTTCACTTTCTTCAACCAATGACTCTGATAAGGTATGGAACTGTCATCCACTTCCTTTTTCTTAGTAGAGACTCTAATAAGCAGTACCATGTCTATGTCAGCATTGCATTGCCTTCACATAACAGGTGCAATGTAGACTTCAaagcaaaaagttccagggtagtTTGACATATTACTTTCTGATTTAAAATAATCTTCATTTTTAACACTCCAACTACTTTTTGGATGAAAAGTCACAATTGTATAGGGGAATAAGGATTCAGAAATAAATATTACCTAGAATCACAGCAATGATGGTGGTACAGAAATAATATACTACAGCACGCAGTCCAATTTTTCCAGAT
Encoded proteins:
- the Slc1a1 gene encoding excitatory amino acid transporter 3, producing the protein MGKTARKGYDYKRFLKNNWLLLSTVAAVVLGIAIGVLVREYSKLSNLEKFYFAFPGEILMRMLKLIILPLIISSMITGVAALDSSVSGKIGLRAVVYYFCTTIIAVILGIVLVVSIKPGVTQKVSEIDRMGSTPEVSTVDAMLDLIRNMFPENLVQACFQQYKTKREEVKPPSDPRRNMTEEPVTTMMSAVSENKTKEYRIVGMYSDGINVLGLIIFCLVFGLVIGKMGEKGQILVDFFNALSDATMKIVQIIMCYMPLGILFLIAGKIIEVEDWEIFRKLGLYMATVLSGLAIHSIVILPLIYFVVVRKNPFRFAMGMAQALLTALMISSSSATLPVTFRCAEEKNQVDKRITRFVLPVGATINMDGTALYEAVAAVFIAQLNDLDLGIGQIITISITATAASIGAAGVPQAGLVTMVIVLSAVGLPAEDVTLIVAVDWLLDRFRTMVNVLGDAFGTGIVEKLSKKELEQMDVSSEVNIVNPFALESTILDNEDSDTKKSYVNGGFAVDKSDTISFTQTSQF